CTCGAATAATTCAATTTGTCGACTTTTATGACCCATTTTATTTGCAATACGAAACTTTCTGGGAATACTAAAACCTTTTACCTTTATTTCCACAAGACTTTTCGAATATAATTCAGTTTTTACAGCCTGTTTCGATACAATTGCCAAACCATCAAAAGCAAGAAGAAAGTTTTTTATTGATTCGGTACTTCCTAAGTGAATTGGCACATTTAAATTTTCGAAATTCAGATTATGTTTTAAAAAAGCTTCTTTAATTACTTCTAAAGTACCCGAACCTTTTTCGCGCAAAACAATAGGAATTTGAAGCAAATCTATTTTACTAATGTTCTTTCTTTTAGAGCAAACACTATTTTTACCGCTTACAATAATCAATTCATCATCAAGAAAATTCTTATATTGAATACCTGCCTGAGAAGCCTGATTTTCAACCATGGCCATATCAATTTTGCTATCTAATAAAAGGCGTTCCATATCAAACGAATTACCATTTATAAGATGTATGTTAAGCTTTGGATAACGCTTATGAAAAGAAGCAATAGTTTTGGGAATAAGATATTGCGAAATTGTTGAACTAGCTCCTATTATAAAATCTCCTGATATATTATTGTTTAATTGTCCTATTTCAAATTCCAATTCACGATATTGCTGCTCTATTTGCTTATAGGTGTTGTATACTATTTTGCCTTTATGTGTAAGATAAATTTTATTCCCTTTACGTTCGAACAAATTTGTATTATACTTAATTTCTAATTCCTTTATGTGTTTGGTTACTGCTGGCTGACTTATGTTTAAATTATTAGCTGCTTTTGAAAAACTAAGATTTTCGGCTACAGCAATAAATACAATATCTCTATAATCCATCTTTTTAAAGTGTATATTGCCTATTCTTCTTACTAGCAGAAATTTAACTCTTTGCAATTAACATATCCCTAAGCCGCAGGCAAATATTTTTATAATAATTTATTCATAAAAGTAATTATTCTTACGAATTATTAGCGCTTCCCATAAATTTCTTGCCCAATAAAAAAAGCCAATACAAGTTAAACCGAAAAATACAGATTAAAACAACAAAATATATTTAATATACTACAAGAAAATAGGCCAAAATTCTGCAAATTATATCATTACCCATAAGCAGTAGATAAATTATAGTTATTACAGTCACAGGCAGGAGATGCTTTCCGTGACACAAGGTACCCCTTCCGTGACACGACTTTCTTGTTCCGTGACATGCTTTTGCTCTTCCGTGACACGAGGTACCCCTTCCGTGACACGATTTTTGCTTTCCGTGACAGGGGTTTTGCTTTCCGTGACAGGGGGTTTCTTGTTCCGTGACATACGGAAGAGCAAGTTTGTGTCACGGAAGAACATTTCTTTGTCACGGAAGCACATTTCCTTGTCACGGAAGGGATTTTACCTGTTACGGAAAGGGCTTACTACATCACAACAATAACTTCATTCAATGAAACTTTCAAATTCAATCAAAGAAACATGATACAATCGCGCACCCGCAATGGAATGTTTATTGTCTTCTTACTAGCGGGAATGAATCCCGAAGGGATTGCAGGTTTATAGCAAAGAATTGTGGGTGGGTGAAAATAGCAAATTTAAAACCAACAATTTTTCGTAAAAGTAAACCATCATTTTTCGATAAAAAATATATTAATCAACGCTCTGATTGTTGAGGGAGCGTAGCGGACGATGCAATCAGAGCGTTGATTGCTGCTCAAAGATTGTTTTCCTGTTCTCCATTCTGTAACTTTTACCTTCTAGTTTTACCACCTCACATTTAAACAATAATCTATCCAATAATGCTGTAGCCAATACTTCATCATCGAGCATTTCTGCCCATTGCTGAGGTGATTTATTTGTTGTGATTATTACAGATGTTTGTTCGTGCAGGTGATTTATAAGATTAAAAAAGGCTAAAGCTTCATGTTTCTTGATAGGGAACAACATTATATCGTCTATGGCCACTAAATGGGACTTTAAAAGGCGGTTATAGGTATTGAGAGCACTGGATGTCATTTCTTTCAATTTTAGCACCGTTATTAACTCCTCCATTGTAATGAAATAAGCTTTATGACCGGATTTTACGGCATCGCTAACCAAACCGCCGGCAACATACGTTTTTCCTGTTCCTGAGGGTCCCATTAGTATCAGGTTATAATTTTGTTCCATCCATAATAATTCCCGTAATTGTTTCAATTGAGGCACAGTCATACCATTTGCCATGTTAAAGTCATACTTGTCCAGGTTGTGATCTTTAGGCAGGCGGGCTAATTTCATTCTCCTGTCAAGATCTGTTTTCTTTCTGTGCTGAACCTCTCTTTGCAAGAGCTGTAATGTAAATTCCTGATAAGATGGTTTGTCTATCTGTGCCTGATGAAGCAATACTTCTGGTTCGTTCTTCATCTTTGTCAGCCGTAAAATATCGGCATAGTTTTTAATTTGATCTAATAGCTTCATTTTTTAATTCATTATTGATTCATATTCATTGATATCACTTTTCTGAGGTTGCATATCATCATTTTGCTGCTTATTCAAATTGCCGGTTTCTATACAAACATTGTGTTTTACATTCTTTAGAGCTTGCTCATTTTCAAAGTAATTCAGTATTTCGGCGAAACGATTGGCATTTAGTATCTGATTTTCATAACAGTAAACAAGGGCTAATTTGGTTATTTCCTGAGATGAACTTTCAATGTTCTTTTGTATAACTCGGAGATTATCATGGAAATACCGGGGTTTATTTTTCTCTATTGCTGCCAAATATTGTTCGGTTTGAGGAATATATCTTAAGCTTTCAAAAACCAGCTCATAGTTTTTTTGCAGAGTCTTTGACTTTTCCCTTGCATGGTCATTGTTTTTAATAATCCGACCTGTATCTAAAGACAGCTCATGTGTGGCCAGCAACTGGTTATCACTCGTATAAAAGAAAAGCTTCATTTCTTTTTCTTCCAGTAAAACATTGGTACCCCTGTCTTGATATGTACCCAAAGGCAAGCTGTAGTAATTACTTCGATAAAGCACCGTGTTATCTTTTCTTACAGGATATGTCGGCAAGTTTAAAAATGGTTTTTCCGGTTTTCCGCTATAGGTCAGCAGGTATTGCTTTTCTTTTTCCCACTCTTGTTTTGGGATACGCCTGGTTGTTCCATGTATCTTCGCATTTCCAGTACGATCAAGCCATTGTAAAACTTCTTTTTGCAATCTGTCAATATCCTGGAATACTCTTCCTTTCAGATAATTGTGTTTTACGTATTTTACTACATTTTCAACTTTCCCTTTGCTTTCAGGGTCTGCTTTTCTGCAAAATATCACCTCAAAGGGATGTGCATTTGTAAACTGCATAAATCCATCAGTAAGAAGAACATCTCCAAGATTTTCATCTTTTATAAAAACACGATCCTGATCATAGATTATTCGACG
This genomic interval from uncultured Marinifilum sp. contains the following:
- the istB gene encoding IS21-like element helper ATPase IstB, with amino-acid sequence MKLLDQIKNYADILRLTKMKNEPEVLLHQAQIDKPSYQEFTLQLLQREVQHRKKTDLDRRMKLARLPKDHNLDKYDFNMANGMTVPQLKQLRELLWMEQNYNLILMGPSGTGKTYVAGGLVSDAVKSGHKAYFITMEELITVLKLKEMTSSALNTYNRLLKSHLVAIDDIMLFPIKKHEALAFFNLINHLHEQTSVIITTNKSPQQWAEMLDDEVLATALLDRLLFKCEVVKLEGKSYRMENRKTIFEQQSTL
- the istA gene encoding IS21 family transposase, producing MNKNKKVFMWYKVKELSAEGLNQSQIKLELGIDRGTVRKYLLMSEAQFLSWISTPRRMPKKLNGYYNFVKELLEGAPYLSAAQVEDRLKEHYSDLPDVSSKTVYNFVQTVRKEQNIPKYKEKLPRQYEKLPETEYGEEAQVDFGSYRMLSSGSGRVKIYFFTMVLSRSRQKFVYCQRMPFTTETANYAHELAFEYFQGIPRRIIYDQDRVFIKDENLGDVLLTDGFMQFTNAHPFEVIFCRKADPESKGKVENVVKYVKHNYLKGRVFQDIDRLQKEVLQWLDRTGNAKIHGTTRRIPKQEWEKEKQYLLTYSGKPEKPFLNLPTYPVRKDNTVLYRSNYYSLPLGTYQDRGTNVLLEEKEMKLFFYTSDNQLLATHELSLDTGRIIKNNDHAREKSKTLQKNYELVFESLRYIPQTEQYLAAIEKNKPRYFHDNLRVIQKNIESSSQEITKLALVYCYENQILNANRFAEILNYFENEQALKNVKHNVCIETGNLNKQQNDDMQPQKSDINEYESIMN
- a CDS encoding LysR substrate-binding domain-containing protein, yielding MDYRDIVFIAVAENLSFSKAANNLNISQPAVTKHIKELEIKYNTNLFERKGNKIYLTHKGKIVYNTYKQIEQQYRELEFEIGQLNNNISGDFIIGASSTISQYLIPKTIASFHKRYPKLNIHLINGNSFDMERLLLDSKIDMAMVENQASQAGIQYKNFLDDELIIVSGKNSVCSKRKNISKIDLLQIPIVLREKGSGTLEVIKEAFLKHNLNFENLNVPIHLGSTESIKNFLLAFDGLAIVSKQAVKTELYSKSLVEIKVKGFSIPRKFRIANKMGHKSRQIELFENFLLQYNF